One region of Wyeomyia smithii strain HCP4-BCI-WySm-NY-G18 chromosome 3, ASM2978416v1, whole genome shotgun sequence genomic DNA includes:
- the LOC129727626 gene encoding mitochondrial potassium channel-like, producing MITSRFIGSAQHWKTLNGGCHYIMQKNEFSTHRNDPVDKHQFEYITLPPTDAPSSSQHQVKKSPTAGSNVALHRISLMDLAKSKLYEAQSFYDDFSGMSEVKIAQNKVIEIQNQLQLVQERRRHILLELTLIRKQLQDIHIDLHKAVRGEHRYVELIKEEFDVIAREKEKNQIFQIVDQEERELFTHLTSAVKTSHEKERTQANNVKYWSIIGSCVGALLGIIATSINYYYRNTQFEAIKQTTGESVSRLAQVQNELSDFGSSLEYIRQYVQTRQLEDDRERRLKAVREPTLKEGWGSYFKRHTVRVYRYFIPNTK from the exons ATGATTACTAGTAGGTTTATCGGCAGTGCGCAGCACTGGAAAACTCTGAACGGGGGTTGTCATTACATCATGCAGAAGAACGAGTTTTCCACTCACCGGAACGATCCAGTGGACAAGCACCAGTTTGAATACATCACGCTACCGCCAACCGACGCTCCAAGCTCCAGCCAGCATCAGGTTAAAAAGTCACCCACAGCTGGTAGTAATGTTGCTTTACACCGTATCAGTCTGATGGATCTAGCTAAAAGCAAACTGTACGAAGCACAATCTTTCTATGACGACTTCAGTGGAATGTCTGAGGTGAAGATTGCCCAGAACAAGGTGATCGAGATTCAGAACCAACTGCAACTGGTGCAGGAACGCAGAAGGCACATCTTGCTGGAATTAACCCTGATCCGGAAGCAACTCCAGGATATCCACATTGATTTGCACAAAGCAGTTCGGGGCGAGCATCGCTATGTGGAGCTTATCAAGGAAGAGTTTGAT GTCATCGCCAGGGAGAAAGAAAAGAATCAGATTTTTCAAATAGTAGATCAAGAAGAGCGCGAATTGTTCACACATCTCACATCGGCTGTTAAAACATCCCATGAGAAGGAACGAACGCAGGCCAATAATGTGAAATATTGGTCTATTATTGGATCGTGCGTTGGTGCGTTGCTGGGCATCATCGCCACCTCAATCAATTACTACTACCGAAACACACAGTTCGAGGCGATCAAGCAAACCACCGGGGAAAGTGTCTCCCGGTTGGCCCAGGTTCAGAACGAGCTGTCCGATTTCGGCAGTTCACTGGAGTACATACGGCAGTATGTACAGACGCGTCAACTGGAGGACGACAGGGAACGACGACTGAAAGCGGTCCGTGAACCGACTCTAAAGGAGGGCTGGGGCAGCTACTTCAAGCGGCACACGGTCCGAGTGTACAGATATTTCATACCGAATACTAAGTAA
- the LOC129727628 gene encoding protein fem-1 homolog CG6966, which produces MLASAMDNKENVYNASRDGNLVVLKRYISGRPQNEIEMLVTAKTGGATPLLIACRNGHFDVAQYLIKRCHADVEQPGSVIFDGETIEGAPPLWCASAAGHISIVKLLVQHGAKVNSTTKTNSTPLRAACFDGHYEIVKYLVSHNADIEVANRHGHTCLMIACYKGHYKIAQYLLSLKADVNRRSVKGNTALHDCAESGSLEILQLLLQHGATMDVDAYGMTPLLAASVTGHLPIVEHLISLPCVKREDKIAALELLGATYVDKKRDMLGALSFWKRAMEDRYNRNPILPKAMREPVPAYDYAQEVNDLSALDELVMDPDEMRMQALLIRERILGPVHPDTSYYIRFRGAVYADSGRFDRCIELWTYALSMQQNILEPLNPMTQSSLLSFAELFSFMLGEAGRPITRGRIVPPIETSDMLIIFKKSIREVQLGQIMLGQLASHERDSTALNRALVISLHLACLLARLLDEDEEICCDSMKHQILRAFYELVSLKIVAKSGRTALHLACYKEAALVGRYPACQLPSPRLAKALLQVGADPNAQDEAGNTPLHLAALTRPCPANLAQILLQYGAHLDTKNLDGDTFESLLQNQRLHELVNPVKFTRLSCLAARVIQRHSIQYHNQVPKCLYEFIDSH; this is translated from the exons CGATACATCAGCGGACGGCCACAGAATGAAATCGAAATGCTAGTGACAGCGAAGACGGGTGGAGCGACACCACTGCTAATAGCCTGCCGAAACGGTCACTTTGACGTTGCACAATATCTAATCAAGCGATGCCATGCCGATGTTGAACAGCCAGGATCAG TGATATTCGACGGTGAAACGATAGAGGGCGCTCCGCCCCTCTGGTGCGCTTCGGCTGCCGGCCACATCAGTATAGTGAAGCTTCTAGTCCAGCACGGTGCCAAAGTGAACAGTACAACCAAGACCAACAGCACACCACTGCGGGCAGCCTGTTTTGATGGGCACTACGAAATCGTCAAGTACCTAGTGTCGCACAATGCCG ATATCGAGGTAGCGAATCGTCACGGCCACACCTGTCTGATGATCGCCTGCTACAAGGGTCACTACAAGATAGCACAATACCTGCTCTCGCTCAAAGCGGACGTGAATCGGCGCAGCGTGAAAGGCAACACTGCACTGCATGACTGCGCGGAATCCGGATCGCTCGAAATCCTCCAGTTACTGCTACAGCATGGTGCTACGATGGATGTGGATGCCTACG GAATGACACCTCTCCTGGCAGCCAGCGTCACAGGTCACCTGCCAATCGTGGAACATCTTATCAGTTTACCATGCGTCAAGCGGGAGGACAAAATCGCTGCCCTCGAATTGCTTGGTGCGACCTACGTGGACAAGAAACGCGACATGTTAGGAGCGCTCTCGTTCTGGAAACGTGCCATGGAAGATAG ATATAACCGCAACCCCATCCTACCGAAAGCGATGCGCGAACCCGTTCCCGCCTATGATTACGCACAGGAGGTGAACGATCTTAGCGCCCTGGACGAGCTCGTGATGGACCCGGACGAGATGCGTATGCAGGCGTTACTGATACGGGAGCGGATCCTCGGACCGGTACACCCGGATACCAGCTACTATATTCGCTTCAGAGGTGCCGTGTATGCCGACTCAGGACGATTCGATCGGTGCATAGAGCTCTGGACGTACGCCCTGTCCATGCAGCAGAATATCCTGGAGCCCCTGAACCCGATGACCCAATCGTCGCTGCTTTCGTTTGCCGAGCTGTTCAGTTTTATGCTGGGTGAAGCGGGACGACCGATTACGCGGGGACGCATTGTTCCGCCGATCGAAACGTCCGACATGCTGATTATTTTTAAGAAATCGATCCGCGAAGTGCAGCTCGGTCAGATAATGCTGGGACAACTGGCATCGCACGAACGGGACAGCACAGCTCTGAATCGAGCGCTCGTCATCTCACTGCATTTGGCCTGCTTGCTGGCCCGATTGCTAGACGAGGACGAGGAAATTTGTTGTGATAGCATGAAGCATCAGATTCTGCGTGCTTTCTACGAATTAGTCAGTTTAAAA atTGTAGCGAAATCCGGGCGCACAGCGCTGCATCTCGCGTGCTACAAGGAAGCGGCTCTCGTCGGTCGCTATCCTGCCTGTCAACTGCCATCACCCCGCCTCGCCAAGGCCCTGCTGCAGGTCGGTGCCGACCCGAACGCACAGGACGAGGCGGGCAACACCCCACTGCATTTAGCGGCTCTGACGCGACCCTGCCCGGCCAACCTGGCCCAGATATTGCTCCAGTATGGGGCGCATTTG GACACCAAAAACCTCGACGGCGATACATTTGAATCGCTGCTCCAGAACCAGCGCCTCCACGAGCTGGTCAACCCAGTCAAGTTCACCCGCCTGTCCTGCCTCGCCGCTCGCGTTATTCAGCGCCACTCTATCCAGTATCACAACCAGGTGCCGAAATGTCTCTACGAGTTCATCGATTCGCACTAG